In Humulus lupulus chromosome 6, drHumLupu1.1, whole genome shotgun sequence, a single genomic region encodes these proteins:
- the LOC133782868 gene encoding uncharacterized protein LOC133782868 isoform X3: MAGGRGRGRGKGGGRGRGRPNNSGSKSSGGGGRRRGGGGSEALFIDGGFLSDWSFTPSPSRGKNPSSSNKSGSKSESLNRAKSASGSKTGSRLSGGNTIGFQYPSVDFKESSQLDSRFESNNEDSNLDDSLTFALVDSKESQIFAYVDQTPSLKSQDVAFTYDYSSGFTLGDCSHRGLGYSDELEETPSGDEASLTQNEEKENPLFNSLPSEQDMDAEERNSDEIGVAKHEESLAVMSTPKKNSGFLSIGGVKLYTQDISDEESDEDEGGESVDEGSSGSSETGSSESDGSEGTSDSGSDVDDDVVEDYLEGIGGPENILNSKWLVGHEFDNSDDDTSSSGYDNTVKKLGGIALQEASRDYGMKKAQSRQKHNPAVTGTKKKHRKEAIAVKHRERMLRRGLDLEQINLKLEEIVLDGVDIYSFQPLHARDCSQVRRLASIYRLQSGYHGSGKKRFVTVTRTQHTSMPSSSDRVRLEKLIGAGMEDADFSVVENSNIKSVSGDGKRSKKNGRRNTFTRSVELGQSAERKSSAKHHGRANENREKGKETYANQPVSFVSSGAMLSETVEVTTVDSMEMDSSSGQNNVVAGSASFGAFEVHTKGFGSKMMAKMGYVEGEGLGKDGQGIAKPIDVVKRPKSLGLGVEFSNTVDDPATSNLAASSKPVKTKSQRIEAFEKHTKRFGSLKKESKGFGSNGKDTKGFGSYGKEAKGFGSFEKHTKGFGSKMMAKMGFVEGMGLGRDSQGIVNPLVAVRLPKSRGIGAKD; this comes from the exons ATGGctggaggaagaggaagaggaagaggaaaaggAGGAGGGAGAGGAAGAGGAAGACCCAACAATAGTGGCAGCAAGAGCAGCGGTGGTGgcggaagaagaagaggaggaggaggatcaGAAGCTTTGTTCATTGATGGAGGTTTCTTATCTGATTGGTCCTTTACTCCATccccttctcgag GGAAAAATCCCAGTTCCAGTAACAAATCTGGGTCCAAATCTGAAAGCTTGAATCGAGCAAAATCAGCTTCTGGATCAAAAACTGGGTCTCGATTGTCTGGGGGGAACACTATTGGATTCCAATATCCTTCGGTTGATTTTAAG GAGAGTTCACAGCTAGACTCACGTTTTGAGAGCAATAATGAAGATAGTAATTTGGACGATTCACTCACCTTTGCTTTAGTTGATTCCAAGGAGTCCCAGATATTTGCTTATGTAGACCAGACACCATCTTTAAAGTCCCAAGATGTAGCTTTTACTTATGATTACAGTTCAGGTTTTACCTTAGGTGACTGCTCTCATAGGGGATTGGGGTACTCTGATGAACTTGAGGAAACCCCAAGTGGTGATGAAGCTTCCTTAACACAAAATGAAGAGAAAGAAAACCCACTTTTCAACTCCTTGCCCTCTGAGCAGGATATGGATGCAGAGGAGAGAAACAGTGATGAAATAGGTGTTGCGAAGCATGAAGAATCACTAGCAGTGATGTCAACTCCTAAGAAAAACTCTGGGTTTTTGTCCATTGGAGGTGTGAAACTATACACTCAAGATATATCTGACGAGGAAAGTGATGAAGATGAAGGCGGGGAATCAGTTGATGAAGGAAGTTCAGGGTCTTCTGAGACAGGATCATCCGAAAGTGATGGCTCTGAAGGCACATCTGACAGTGGTTCAGATGTTGACGATGATGTTGTAGAAGATTATTTAGAAGGAATTGGTGGCCCGGAAAATATTTTAAATTCTAAGTGGTTGGTAGGGCATGAATTTGATAATTCAGATGATGATACTTCAAGCAGTGGCTATGATAACACTGTAAAGAAGTTGGGTGGAATTGCTCTTCAGGAAGCATCTAGGGATTATGGAATGAAGAAGGCCCAATCAAGGCAGAAACACAATCCAGCTGTAACAG GTACAAAAAAGAAACATCGTAAAGAAGCAATTGCTGTGAAGCATCGGGAGAGAATGCTCCGTCGTGGTCTTGATCTTGAGCAAATAAACTTg AAACTGGAGGAAATTGTTTTGGATGGAGTTGATATATATTCATTTCAACCTTTGCATGCCCGTGATTGTTCCCAG GTACGTCGATTAGCTTCTATTTATCGCTTACAGAGTGGTTACCATGGCTCTGGTAAAAAAAG ATTTGTAACGGTGACACGAACTCAACACACATCCATGCCATCTTCTAGCGACAGGGTTCGTCTGGAAAAG CTTATAGGAGCTGGCATGGAGGATGCTGATTTTTCTGTGGTTGAAAACTCAAACATCAAGTCAGTGAGTGGAGATGGAAAAAGgtcaaagaaaaatggaagaagaaataCATTCACAAGGTCAGTGGAACTTGGACAATCTGCGGAAAGAAAATCATCAGCCAAGCATCATGGCAGAGCTAATGAGAATAGAGAAAAGGGAAAGGAGACATATGCCAATCAACCAGTATCCTTTGTGTCGAGTGGCGCAATGCTATCAGAAACTGTTGAGGTTACAACTGTTGATTCAATGGAGATGGACTCTTCAAGTGGTCAAAATAATGTTGTTGCTGGCTCAGCAAGTTTTGGTGCCTTTGAGGTACATACCAAGGGTTTTGGATCCAAGATGATGGCGAAAATGGGATATGTTGAAGGTGAAGGCTTAGGAAAAGATGGTCAGGGTATTGCAAAGCCCATTGATGTGGTCAAACGACCCAAATCCCTTGGTTTAGGTGTTGAGTTCTCTAACACCGTTGATGACCCTGCAACAAGTAACTTGGCAGCAAGTAGTAAACCAGTAAAGACTAAATCTCAAAGGATTGAAGCTTTCGAAAAGCACACTAAACGATTTGGATCTTTAAAGAAGGAATCCAAAGGATTTGGATCTAATGGGAAGGACACCAAGGGATTTGGATCTTATGGGAAGGAAGCTAAAGGATTTGGATCTTTTGAAAAGCACACCAAAGGGTTTGGCTCAAAGATGATGGCAAAGATGGGTTTTGTTGAAGGCATGGGATTGGGGAGAGATTCACAAGGCATTGTCAATCCTCTAGTTGCAGTCCGGTTACCAAAATCAAGAGGTATAGGTGCCAAAGATTAG
- the LOC133782868 gene encoding uncharacterized protein LOC133782868 isoform X1: MAGGRGRGRGKGGGRGRGRPNNSGSKSSGGGGRRRGGGGSEALFIDGGFLSDWSFTPSPSRGKNPSSSNKSGSKSESLNRAKSASGSKTGSRLSGGNTIGFQYPSVDFKESSQLDSRFESNNEDSNLDDSLTFALVDSKESQIFAYVDQTPSLKSQDVAFTYDYSSGFTLGDCSHRGLGYSDELEETPSGDEASLTQNEEKENPLFNSLPSEQDMDAEERNSDEIGVAKHEESLAVMSTPKKNSGFLSIGGVKLYTQDISDEESDEDEGGESVDEGSSGSSETGSSESDGSEGTSDSGSDVDDDVVEDYLEGIGGPENILNSKWLVGHEFDNSDDDTSSSGYDNTVKKLGGIALQEASRDYGMKKAQSRQKHNPAVTGWYSSIDDCMLIKDPRKLSAKKKHVAHFPQSWPLGDQKSKGSRTIPGTKKKHRKEAIAVKHRERMLRRGLDLEQINLKLEEIVLDGVDIYSFQPLHARDCSQVRRLASIYRLQSGYHGSGKKRFVTVTRTQHTSMPSSSDRVRLEKLIGAGMEDADFSVVENSNIKSVSGDGKRSKKNGRRNTFTRSVELGQSAERKSSAKHHGRANENREKGKETYANQPVSFVSSGAMLSETVEVTTVDSMEMDSSSGQNNVVAGSASFGAFEVHTKGFGSKMMAKMGYVEGEGLGKDGQGIAKPIDVVKRPKSLGLGVEFSNTVDDPATSNLAASSKPVKTKSQRIEAFEKHTKRFGSLKKESKGFGSNGKDTKGFGSYGKEAKGFGSFEKHTKGFGSKMMAKMGFVEGMGLGRDSQGIVNPLVAVRLPKSRGIGAKD; this comes from the exons ATGGctggaggaagaggaagaggaagaggaaaaggAGGAGGGAGAGGAAGAGGAAGACCCAACAATAGTGGCAGCAAGAGCAGCGGTGGTGgcggaagaagaagaggaggaggaggatcaGAAGCTTTGTTCATTGATGGAGGTTTCTTATCTGATTGGTCCTTTACTCCATccccttctcgag GGAAAAATCCCAGTTCCAGTAACAAATCTGGGTCCAAATCTGAAAGCTTGAATCGAGCAAAATCAGCTTCTGGATCAAAAACTGGGTCTCGATTGTCTGGGGGGAACACTATTGGATTCCAATATCCTTCGGTTGATTTTAAG GAGAGTTCACAGCTAGACTCACGTTTTGAGAGCAATAATGAAGATAGTAATTTGGACGATTCACTCACCTTTGCTTTAGTTGATTCCAAGGAGTCCCAGATATTTGCTTATGTAGACCAGACACCATCTTTAAAGTCCCAAGATGTAGCTTTTACTTATGATTACAGTTCAGGTTTTACCTTAGGTGACTGCTCTCATAGGGGATTGGGGTACTCTGATGAACTTGAGGAAACCCCAAGTGGTGATGAAGCTTCCTTAACACAAAATGAAGAGAAAGAAAACCCACTTTTCAACTCCTTGCCCTCTGAGCAGGATATGGATGCAGAGGAGAGAAACAGTGATGAAATAGGTGTTGCGAAGCATGAAGAATCACTAGCAGTGATGTCAACTCCTAAGAAAAACTCTGGGTTTTTGTCCATTGGAGGTGTGAAACTATACACTCAAGATATATCTGACGAGGAAAGTGATGAAGATGAAGGCGGGGAATCAGTTGATGAAGGAAGTTCAGGGTCTTCTGAGACAGGATCATCCGAAAGTGATGGCTCTGAAGGCACATCTGACAGTGGTTCAGATGTTGACGATGATGTTGTAGAAGATTATTTAGAAGGAATTGGTGGCCCGGAAAATATTTTAAATTCTAAGTGGTTGGTAGGGCATGAATTTGATAATTCAGATGATGATACTTCAAGCAGTGGCTATGATAACACTGTAAAGAAGTTGGGTGGAATTGCTCTTCAGGAAGCATCTAGGGATTATGGAATGAAGAAGGCCCAATCAAGGCAGAAACACAATCCAGCTGTAACAGGTTGGTATTCATCCATAGATGACTGTATGCTCATAAAGGATCCAAGAAAACTTTCTGCTAAAAAGAAGCATGTTGCCCACTTCCCTCAGTCTTGGCCTTTAGGAGATCAGAAGAGTAAAGGTTCCAGAACTATTCCT GGTACAAAAAAGAAACATCGTAAAGAAGCAATTGCTGTGAAGCATCGGGAGAGAATGCTCCGTCGTGGTCTTGATCTTGAGCAAATAAACTTg AAACTGGAGGAAATTGTTTTGGATGGAGTTGATATATATTCATTTCAACCTTTGCATGCCCGTGATTGTTCCCAG GTACGTCGATTAGCTTCTATTTATCGCTTACAGAGTGGTTACCATGGCTCTGGTAAAAAAAG ATTTGTAACGGTGACACGAACTCAACACACATCCATGCCATCTTCTAGCGACAGGGTTCGTCTGGAAAAG CTTATAGGAGCTGGCATGGAGGATGCTGATTTTTCTGTGGTTGAAAACTCAAACATCAAGTCAGTGAGTGGAGATGGAAAAAGgtcaaagaaaaatggaagaagaaataCATTCACAAGGTCAGTGGAACTTGGACAATCTGCGGAAAGAAAATCATCAGCCAAGCATCATGGCAGAGCTAATGAGAATAGAGAAAAGGGAAAGGAGACATATGCCAATCAACCAGTATCCTTTGTGTCGAGTGGCGCAATGCTATCAGAAACTGTTGAGGTTACAACTGTTGATTCAATGGAGATGGACTCTTCAAGTGGTCAAAATAATGTTGTTGCTGGCTCAGCAAGTTTTGGTGCCTTTGAGGTACATACCAAGGGTTTTGGATCCAAGATGATGGCGAAAATGGGATATGTTGAAGGTGAAGGCTTAGGAAAAGATGGTCAGGGTATTGCAAAGCCCATTGATGTGGTCAAACGACCCAAATCCCTTGGTTTAGGTGTTGAGTTCTCTAACACCGTTGATGACCCTGCAACAAGTAACTTGGCAGCAAGTAGTAAACCAGTAAAGACTAAATCTCAAAGGATTGAAGCTTTCGAAAAGCACACTAAACGATTTGGATCTTTAAAGAAGGAATCCAAAGGATTTGGATCTAATGGGAAGGACACCAAGGGATTTGGATCTTATGGGAAGGAAGCTAAAGGATTTGGATCTTTTGAAAAGCACACCAAAGGGTTTGGCTCAAAGATGATGGCAAAGATGGGTTTTGTTGAAGGCATGGGATTGGGGAGAGATTCACAAGGCATTGTCAATCCTCTAGTTGCAGTCCGGTTACCAAAATCAAGAGGTATAGGTGCCAAAGATTAG
- the LOC133782868 gene encoding uncharacterized protein LOC133782868 isoform X2, with amino-acid sequence MAGGRGRGRGKGGGRGRGRPNNSGSKSSGGGGRRRGGGGSEALFIDGGFLSDWSFTPSPSRGKNPSSSNKSGSKSESLNRAKSASGSKTGSRLSGGNTIGFQYPSVDFKESSQLDSRFESNNEDSNLDDSLTFALVDSKESQIFAYVDQTPSLKSQDVAFTYDYSSGFTLGDCSHRGLGYSDELEETPSGDEASLTQNEEKENPLFNSLPSEQDMDAEERNSDEIGVAKHEESLAVMSTPKKNSGFLSIGGVKLYTQDISDEESDEDEGGESVDEGSSGSSETGSSESDGSEGTSDSGSDVDDDVVEDYLEGIGGPENILNSKWLVGHEFDNSDDDTSSSGYDNTVKKLGGIALQEASRDYGMKKAQSRQKHNPAVTGWYSSIDDCMLIKDPRKLSAKKKHVAHFPQSWPLGDQKSKGTKKKHRKEAIAVKHRERMLRRGLDLEQINLKLEEIVLDGVDIYSFQPLHARDCSQVRRLASIYRLQSGYHGSGKKRFVTVTRTQHTSMPSSSDRVRLEKLIGAGMEDADFSVVENSNIKSVSGDGKRSKKNGRRNTFTRSVELGQSAERKSSAKHHGRANENREKGKETYANQPVSFVSSGAMLSETVEVTTVDSMEMDSSSGQNNVVAGSASFGAFEVHTKGFGSKMMAKMGYVEGEGLGKDGQGIAKPIDVVKRPKSLGLGVEFSNTVDDPATSNLAASSKPVKTKSQRIEAFEKHTKRFGSLKKESKGFGSNGKDTKGFGSYGKEAKGFGSFEKHTKGFGSKMMAKMGFVEGMGLGRDSQGIVNPLVAVRLPKSRGIGAKD; translated from the exons ATGGctggaggaagaggaagaggaagaggaaaaggAGGAGGGAGAGGAAGAGGAAGACCCAACAATAGTGGCAGCAAGAGCAGCGGTGGTGgcggaagaagaagaggaggaggaggatcaGAAGCTTTGTTCATTGATGGAGGTTTCTTATCTGATTGGTCCTTTACTCCATccccttctcgag GGAAAAATCCCAGTTCCAGTAACAAATCTGGGTCCAAATCTGAAAGCTTGAATCGAGCAAAATCAGCTTCTGGATCAAAAACTGGGTCTCGATTGTCTGGGGGGAACACTATTGGATTCCAATATCCTTCGGTTGATTTTAAG GAGAGTTCACAGCTAGACTCACGTTTTGAGAGCAATAATGAAGATAGTAATTTGGACGATTCACTCACCTTTGCTTTAGTTGATTCCAAGGAGTCCCAGATATTTGCTTATGTAGACCAGACACCATCTTTAAAGTCCCAAGATGTAGCTTTTACTTATGATTACAGTTCAGGTTTTACCTTAGGTGACTGCTCTCATAGGGGATTGGGGTACTCTGATGAACTTGAGGAAACCCCAAGTGGTGATGAAGCTTCCTTAACACAAAATGAAGAGAAAGAAAACCCACTTTTCAACTCCTTGCCCTCTGAGCAGGATATGGATGCAGAGGAGAGAAACAGTGATGAAATAGGTGTTGCGAAGCATGAAGAATCACTAGCAGTGATGTCAACTCCTAAGAAAAACTCTGGGTTTTTGTCCATTGGAGGTGTGAAACTATACACTCAAGATATATCTGACGAGGAAAGTGATGAAGATGAAGGCGGGGAATCAGTTGATGAAGGAAGTTCAGGGTCTTCTGAGACAGGATCATCCGAAAGTGATGGCTCTGAAGGCACATCTGACAGTGGTTCAGATGTTGACGATGATGTTGTAGAAGATTATTTAGAAGGAATTGGTGGCCCGGAAAATATTTTAAATTCTAAGTGGTTGGTAGGGCATGAATTTGATAATTCAGATGATGATACTTCAAGCAGTGGCTATGATAACACTGTAAAGAAGTTGGGTGGAATTGCTCTTCAGGAAGCATCTAGGGATTATGGAATGAAGAAGGCCCAATCAAGGCAGAAACACAATCCAGCTGTAACAGGTTGGTATTCATCCATAGATGACTGTATGCTCATAAAGGATCCAAGAAAACTTTCTGCTAAAAAGAAGCATGTTGCCCACTTCCCTCAGTCTTGGCCTTTAGGAGATCAGAAGAGTAAAG GTACAAAAAAGAAACATCGTAAAGAAGCAATTGCTGTGAAGCATCGGGAGAGAATGCTCCGTCGTGGTCTTGATCTTGAGCAAATAAACTTg AAACTGGAGGAAATTGTTTTGGATGGAGTTGATATATATTCATTTCAACCTTTGCATGCCCGTGATTGTTCCCAG GTACGTCGATTAGCTTCTATTTATCGCTTACAGAGTGGTTACCATGGCTCTGGTAAAAAAAG ATTTGTAACGGTGACACGAACTCAACACACATCCATGCCATCTTCTAGCGACAGGGTTCGTCTGGAAAAG CTTATAGGAGCTGGCATGGAGGATGCTGATTTTTCTGTGGTTGAAAACTCAAACATCAAGTCAGTGAGTGGAGATGGAAAAAGgtcaaagaaaaatggaagaagaaataCATTCACAAGGTCAGTGGAACTTGGACAATCTGCGGAAAGAAAATCATCAGCCAAGCATCATGGCAGAGCTAATGAGAATAGAGAAAAGGGAAAGGAGACATATGCCAATCAACCAGTATCCTTTGTGTCGAGTGGCGCAATGCTATCAGAAACTGTTGAGGTTACAACTGTTGATTCAATGGAGATGGACTCTTCAAGTGGTCAAAATAATGTTGTTGCTGGCTCAGCAAGTTTTGGTGCCTTTGAGGTACATACCAAGGGTTTTGGATCCAAGATGATGGCGAAAATGGGATATGTTGAAGGTGAAGGCTTAGGAAAAGATGGTCAGGGTATTGCAAAGCCCATTGATGTGGTCAAACGACCCAAATCCCTTGGTTTAGGTGTTGAGTTCTCTAACACCGTTGATGACCCTGCAACAAGTAACTTGGCAGCAAGTAGTAAACCAGTAAAGACTAAATCTCAAAGGATTGAAGCTTTCGAAAAGCACACTAAACGATTTGGATCTTTAAAGAAGGAATCCAAAGGATTTGGATCTAATGGGAAGGACACCAAGGGATTTGGATCTTATGGGAAGGAAGCTAAAGGATTTGGATCTTTTGAAAAGCACACCAAAGGGTTTGGCTCAAAGATGATGGCAAAGATGGGTTTTGTTGAAGGCATGGGATTGGGGAGAGATTCACAAGGCATTGTCAATCCTCTAGTTGCAGTCCGGTTACCAAAATCAAGAGGTATAGGTGCCAAAGATTAG